A genomic stretch from Caldivirga sp. includes:
- a CDS encoding DUF211 domain-containing protein, translating into MGISMGDKGSLLRRIVLDVDAPSELEIIKLANELGRITGVDAVYIKVEETDVGVLGLKVIMEGSLDFNDVKRVIEINGAVIRSIDEVSVGEYILKG; encoded by the coding sequence ATGGGTATTAGTATGGGAGATAAGGGATCATTATTGAGGAGAATTGTGCTCGATGTGGATGCACCCAGTGAACTTGAGATAATTAAGTTGGCAAATGAGTTAGGCAGGATAACTGGTGTCGATGCAGTCTACATTAAGGTTGAGGAAACTGACGTAGGCGTCCTAGGTCTTAAAGTAATCATGGAGGGCTCGCTGGATTTTAATGATGTTAAGAGGGTAATTGAAATTAATGGTGCAGTCATAAGGAGCATTGATGAGGTTTCAGTGGGGGAATATATACTCAAGGGTTAG